The Euphorbia lathyris chromosome 3, ddEupLath1.1, whole genome shotgun sequence genome contains a region encoding:
- the LOC136222679 gene encoding glucan endo-1,3-beta-glucosidase 14: MACSSSFSVIRLFLFILSVSDSLVRIQSNGIGINYGQIANNLPSPSQVAVLLQSLNITRVKLYDADPNVLTAFSNSNVEFIIGLGNEYLHTMTDPIKAQNWIQQHLQPHLPQTKITCIVVGNEIFSGTDTQLMSYLVPAMQNVYKALVNLGLDKQVAVSSAHSLTFLANSYPPSSGTFRPDLAQYIQPLLNFHSVSKSPFLINAYPFFAYKNSPNQVSLDYVLFRPNEGLTDPVTNLNYDNMLYAQVDAVYYAIKAMGHNDIEVRISETGWPSKGDNDEVGASPENAGLYNGNLLQKIQQKEGTPAKPSVPIDVFVFALFNENLKPGPTSERNYGLFYPDASPVYNIGFQGYLPELTYSSSGFKLNVLSMFSVLILAVLLQLQFICS, from the exons ATGGCCTGtagttcttccttttctgttaTCAGATTGTTTCTCTTCATTCTCTCTGTTTCAG ATTCATTAGTGAGAATACAGAGTAATGGAATTGGGATAAACTACGGCCAAATCGCCAACAATCTTCCATCTCCATCACAGGTTGCTGTTCTTCTTCAATCTCTGAACATTACAAGGGTAAAACTCTATGATGCTGATCCAAATGTGTTAACTGCGTTTTCTAATTCGAATGTTGAATTCATAATCGGACTCGGAAATGAATATCTTCATACCATGACTGATCCAATCAAAGCTCAAAATTGGATTCAACAGCATCTTCAACCTCATCTTCCccaaacaaaaatcacttgtatTGTAGTAGGAAATGAGATTTTCAGTGGCACAGATACTCAATTAATGTCTTATCTTGTTCCTGCAATGCAAAATGTTTATAAAGCTCTTGTGAATCTAGGGCTAGATAAACAAGTAGCAGTTTCAAGTGCACATTCACTCACATTTTTAGCCAATTCTTACCCTCCATCCTCCGGAACTTTTAGGCCAGATCTTGCACAATACATTCAACCATTGTTGAACTTTCATTCTGTgtcaaaatcaccatttttaatCAATGCATACCCCTTTTTCGCGTACAAGAACAGCCCGAATCAGGTGTCCTTAGACTACGTCCTTTTCCGGCCTAACGAAGGGCTAACCGATCCAGTAACTAACTTGAACTATGATAACATGTTGTATGCTCAAGTAGATGCTGTGTATTATGCAATTAAAGCAATGGGGCATAATGATATTGAAGTAAGGATTTCGGAGACGGGTTGGCCGTCGAAAGGGGATAATGATGAAGTAGGAGCTTCACCTGAAAATGCAGGCTTGtataatgggaatttgttgcaGAAAATACAGCAGAAAGAAGGCACCCCAGCAAAACCATCAGTGCCTATTGATGTTTTTGTGTTTGCCCTTTTTAATGAGAATTTAAAACCTGGTCCAACCTCAGAAAGGAATTATGGGTTGTTTTACCCTGATGCTTCACCTGTTTATAACATTGGATTTCAAGGGTATCTTCCAGAGTTGACTTATTCATCATCAGGATTCAAGCTTAAT GTTTTGTCAATGTTTAGTGTACTGATACTTGCTGTTCTGCTACAACTACAATTCATCTGTTCTTAG